The DNA sequence TGGATCATCGGGACGCTTGCTGTTTGGGGATCTTAGTTGCGCAGCAGGAGGTAGTAAAGCTGCCCCGGCGTATTCACCAAGCCAGCGCGATCGCCCGCCACCGCACCGGTTCCCAAAAAGATATCCACACGCCCCGGCCCAACGATCGCGCCGCCGGTATCTTGGTCAAGCACAAAGCGGCTCACCCGATGGGATTCCATAGATCCCGAGGGCGTCGCATAGGGCAGAACCGTATGGATCATGGCCAAAGCTCCCGGCGGCATCAAGGTTTTGTCCGTGGCGATGGAGCGATCGGCCGTCACCGGCACCCGCAGACTGCCGGTTGCCGCCGAGCCATAGGTTTCGCTAAAAAACACAAACCGCTGATTGCGAGGAATGTATCGACTTAACTCGTCGGGATGGGTGCGGAAATAATCCAGCACCATGGGCAGCGTCAGTTCCTCTAGGCTGAACTTGCCATCGTTGACCAGTTCTCGCCCTAGGCTGGTGTAGCTATACTCGGTGCGGCCGTTGTAGCCCACGGTCATGATCGTGCCGTCGGTTAACTGCAGTTGCGCCGACCCCTGCACCTGCACTAAGAAAGCTTCTAAGCGATCGCGCAGCCACACGAGTTCTAGGCCCTGCAAACGCCCCGACGAACCACCCAGACCATCGATCCCTTCCAGTTGCTGGCGTGTGGGATGGGGCTCTGCCCATTGCTCCAAATCTGGCGGACGGCGATAGAGGGGATAGCGATACTCGGCGGTGGGTACGCGGCTAGCGGCATAGACCGGCTCGAAATAGCCGGTGAAGTCTACCGAACCCAGTCCATCGGTGCCAATGGCTTGATACCAATCAAACTCCTCCATCACCGCTGCCTGCAGCGCCGTTCCCGATGAGGTGGTCAGCAGCAGCTCGCGAAATCGTTCTAAACTACGACGCACCCGATCACGCGTGATGCCAGGGACGGGATAGCTGTCGTAGGCTGCTACCGCTGCTGGTGTTTGCAGGTAAACCAAGGACTGGTGAATAGCCGCCAGCAGGGCCGTGCGATCGCTCTGCCAAACCAGTTGAGAGTCCAG is a window from the Candidatus Obscuribacterales bacterium genome containing:
- a CDS encoding MltA domain-containing protein, producing the protein MARWMMAWGAATAVGMVSVVQPAQATEQPLRPVSVDQLVDQLRMDPSLGWDGQLWGEGVQADDLDSQLVWQSDRTALLAAIHQSLVYLQTPAAVAAYDSYPVPGITRDRVRRSLERFRELLLTTSSGTALQAAVMEEFDWYQAIGTDGLGSVDFTGYFEPVYAASRVPTAEYRYPLYRRPPDLEQWAEPHPTRQQLEGIDGLGGSSGRLQGLELVWLRDRLEAFLVQVQGSAQLQLTDGTIMTVGYNGRTEYSYTSLGRELVNDGKFSLEELTLPMVLDYFRTHPDELSRYIPRNQRFVFFSETYGSAATGSLRVPVTADRSIATDKTLMPPGALAMIHTVLPYATPSGSMESHRVSRFVLDQDTGGAIVGPGRVDIFLGTGAVAGDRAGLVNTPGQLYYLLLRN